In Humulus lupulus chromosome 6, drHumLupu1.1, whole genome shotgun sequence, a single genomic region encodes these proteins:
- the LOC133781612 gene encoding pentatricopeptide repeat-containing protein At5g11310, mitochondrial-like isoform X1 — MFMVLKRCRSIPLIPLLFGPNPNSKPFHFHYLQFFSSDQSWLSIPGKPLIKWPHDILTPPATQLAPVPDLGTKVSQNEFRTVSELLTNPDISSGPSLHDALDRTGIKLDSSLLQTVVDHFDSSPKLLYSLFLWAEKQTTFQSSAALFNSMVNVLAKSREFDSAWSLIQDQIDKEDEPALVSVDTFVIMIRRYGRAGMPESAVRTFEFASTLTIVVSLGSEMSLFEILLDSLCKEGHVRDASAYFDRKKKSDSIWIPSIRVYNILLNGWFRMRKLKHAERLWMEMKKENVKPTVVTYGTLVEGYCRMRRSERAIELVSEMKTEGIKPNAIVYNPIIDALGEAGMFKEALGMMERFLVLESGPTISTYNSLVKGFCKAGNLVGASKILKMMIGRGFVPTPTTYNYFFKYFSKLGKIEEAMNLYTKMIESGYSPDRLTYHLLLKMLCEDRKLELAVQVIEEMRSRGCDMDLATSTMLIHMFCDLRKFEEASLEFGNMIRRGIVPQYLTFQRLNDELKKQGMTEMARKVCGLMSSVPHSTKLPDTYKRDGDASRARRSSILRKAEAMSAILKTCKNPRELVKYRGSSENVVATANSLIENIKKKV; from the coding sequence ATGTTCATGGTTCTCAAACGTTGCCGCTCTATCCCACTAATCCCTCTTCTCTTTGGACCAAATCCTAATTCCAAACCTTTTCATTTTCACTACTTGCAGTTCTTCTCCTCCGATCAGTCATGGCTGTCCATACCTGGCAAGCCCCTGATCAAGTGGCCTCACGACATCCTCACTCCGCCAGCCACACAACTAGCCCCGGTTCCTGACTTAGGCACTAAAGTTTCTCAGAATGAGTTCCGCACGGTTTCTGAGCTCCTTACCAACCCTGACATTTCCTCTGGTCCTTCCCTCCATGATGCCTTGGACAGGACAGGAATCAAGCTCGATTCAAGTTTGTTACAAACTGTGGTCGACCACTTTGATTCTTCCCCCAAGTTATTGTACTCGCTCTTTCTTTGGGCAGAGAAGCAAACCACATTTCAATCATCTGCTGCGCTCTTTAACTCCATGGTCAATGTACTTGCGAAATCTAGGGAGTTTGACTCAGCGTGGTCTTTGATTCAGGATCAAATTGACAAAGAGGATGAACCCGCTTTGGTTTCTGTGGATACGTTTGTGATCATGATCAGACGATATGGTCGTGCAGGTATGCCTGAATCTGCAGTTCGAACTTTTGAATTTGCGAGTACTTTGACTATAGTTGTTAGTTTGGGTTCAGAAATGAGTTTGTTTGAGATTTTGTTGGATTCTCTTTGCAAGGAAGGGCATGTTAGGGATGCTTCAGCTTATTTTGATAGGAAAAAGAAGTCAGACTCAATTTGGATTCCATCGATTCGAGTTTACAACATTCTGTTGAATGGTTGGTTTCGAATGAGGAAGCTCAAACACGCAGAGCGACTCTGGATGGAGATGAAAAAGGAGAATGTGAAGCCTACTGTTGTGACATATGGTACTCTTGTGGAAGGTTACTGTCGGATGCGTCGGTCTGAAAGGGCAATTGAACTAGTTAGTGAGATGAAAACAGAAGGAATTAAGCCGAATGCTATTGTATATAACCCAATAATTGACGCGCTGGGGGAAGCCGGAATGTTCAAGGAGGCATTGGGCATGATGGAGCGCTTTTTGGTTCTGGAATCAGGACCCACTATCTCAACATACAATTCTCTGGTGAAGGGTTTTTGCAAGGCAGGAAATCTTGTTGGGGCAAGTAAGATTCTCAAGATGATGATAGGTCGGGGATTCGTCCCAACACCAACAACTTATAACTATTTCTTTAAGTACTTTTCAAAGTTGGGAAAAATTGAGGAAGCAATGAACTTGTATACTAAGATGATTGAATCTGGATATTCTCCTGATCGACTCACATACCATTTGTTGTTAAAGATGTTGTGTGAGGATAGGAAACTTGAGTTGGCAGTTCAAGTTATTGAAGAAATGAGATCCAGGGGATGTGATATGGACTTAGCTACAAGCACAATGTTAATCCATATGTTTTGTGATTTGCGAAAATTCGAAGAGGCGAGTTTGGAATTTGGAAATATGATCAGAAGGGGCATAGTTCCTCAGTATCTTACTTTCCAGAGACTAAATGATGAATTAAAGAAACAAGGAATGACTGAGATGGCACGAAAAGTGTGTGGCCTGATGTCTTCTGTTCCCCACTCAACGAAGTTGCCAGATACTTATAAAAGAGATGGAGACGCATCTCGTGCGCGAAGATCCTCTATTCTTCGAAAAGCTGAAGCAATGTCGGCTATATTGAAAACTTGCAAGAATCCAAGAGAATTAGTTAAATATCGAGGTtcatctgaaaatgttgttgcaaCAGCGAACTCGTTGATAGAGAACATTAAGAAGAAAGTATAG
- the LOC133781612 gene encoding pentatricopeptide repeat-containing protein At5g11310, mitochondrial-like isoform X2: protein MVVQEGHVRDASAYFDRKKKSDSIWIPSIRVYNILLNGWFRMRKLKHAERLWMEMKKENVKPTVVTYGTLVEGYCRMRRSERAIELVSEMKTEGIKPNAIVYNPIIDALGEAGMFKEALGMMERFLVLESGPTISTYNSLVKGFCKAGNLVGASKILKMMIGRGFVPTPTTYNYFFKYFSKLGKIEEAMNLYTKMIESGYSPDRLTYHLLLKMLCEDRKLELAVQVIEEMRSRGCDMDLATSTMLIHMFCDLRKFEEASLEFGNMIRRGIVPQYLTFQRLNDELKKQGMTEMARKVCGLMSSVPHSTKLPDTYKRDGDASRARRSSILRKAEAMSAILKTCKNPRELVKYRGSSENVVATANSLIENIKKKV from the exons ATGGTCGTGCAG GAAGGGCATGTTAGGGATGCTTCAGCTTATTTTGATAGGAAAAAGAAGTCAGACTCAATTTGGATTCCATCGATTCGAGTTTACAACATTCTGTTGAATGGTTGGTTTCGAATGAGGAAGCTCAAACACGCAGAGCGACTCTGGATGGAGATGAAAAAGGAGAATGTGAAGCCTACTGTTGTGACATATGGTACTCTTGTGGAAGGTTACTGTCGGATGCGTCGGTCTGAAAGGGCAATTGAACTAGTTAGTGAGATGAAAACAGAAGGAATTAAGCCGAATGCTATTGTATATAACCCAATAATTGACGCGCTGGGGGAAGCCGGAATGTTCAAGGAGGCATTGGGCATGATGGAGCGCTTTTTGGTTCTGGAATCAGGACCCACTATCTCAACATACAATTCTCTGGTGAAGGGTTTTTGCAAGGCAGGAAATCTTGTTGGGGCAAGTAAGATTCTCAAGATGATGATAGGTCGGGGATTCGTCCCAACACCAACAACTTATAACTATTTCTTTAAGTACTTTTCAAAGTTGGGAAAAATTGAGGAAGCAATGAACTTGTATACTAAGATGATTGAATCTGGATATTCTCCTGATCGACTCACATACCATTTGTTGTTAAAGATGTTGTGTGAGGATAGGAAACTTGAGTTGGCAGTTCAAGTTATTGAAGAAATGAGATCCAGGGGATGTGATATGGACTTAGCTACAAGCACAATGTTAATCCATATGTTTTGTGATTTGCGAAAATTCGAAGAGGCGAGTTTGGAATTTGGAAATATGATCAGAAGGGGCATAGTTCCTCAGTATCTTACTTTCCAGAGACTAAATGATGAATTAAAGAAACAAGGAATGACTGAGATGGCACGAAAAGTGTGTGGCCTGATGTCTTCTGTTCCCCACTCAACGAAGTTGCCAGATACTTATAAAAGAGATGGAGACGCATCTCGTGCGCGAAGATCCTCTATTCTTCGAAAAGCTGAAGCAATGTCGGCTATATTGAAAACTTGCAAGAATCCAAGAGAATTAGTTAAATATCGAGGTtcatctgaaaatgttgttgcaaCAGCGAACTCGTTGATAGAGAACATTAAGAAGAAAGTATAG
- the LOC133781611 gene encoding probable CoA ligase CCL12 — protein sequence MCEVGVEDLVKAGLSTEEAKYFQRVLEDIVNGAKGLEPSEVWREVVARRLLKPSHPHELHQLLYHSVYANWDVSTRGPPLYWFPSLHQSKKTNLGRLMEKYGSEVLGPLYKDPITSFSLFRKFSVQQPEAYWSIVLKELSVSFQEAPKCILDSADKSKRSGSWLPGSVLNIAECCLLPTSYPMKRDDSPAIVWRDEGYDDSEVNVLTLKELREKVMLVANALDAMFSKGDAIAIDMPMTVNAVVISLAIILSGFVVVSIADSFAAKEIATRLRVSNAKAIFTQDFILRGGRKFSLYSRVVDAAPHKAIVLPVNGSNLGLQLREQDISWEKFLSNVSNQARSNHYTPFYQPADSLINILFSSGTTGEPKAIPWTQLSPLRCAADTWAHIDAQVGDVYCWPTNLGWVMGPALLFSSFLTGATLALYHGSPLGHGFGKFVQDSGVTILGTVPSLVKVWKSTQCMKDLDWTKIKVFASTGEASNVDDDLWLASQAYYQPIMECCGGTELASSYIQGSLVQPQAFGAFSTAAMTVGLVILDENGIPYPDKQECTGEVGLFPLYLGATDRLLNADNEKVYFKGMPLYNGMSLRRHGDILKRTAGGFFIVHGRADDTMNLGGIKTSSIEIERVCNRADESVMETAAVSVAPVNGGPEQLVMFVVLKSGHNNEAEKLKKKFSKAIQSNLNPLFKVSFVKIVQEFPRTASNKLLRRVLRDQMKHELLVRSKI from the exons aTGTGTGAGGTGGGAGTAGAGGACTTGGTCAAGGCTGGGCTAAGCACTGAGGAGGCCAAGTATTTCCAAAGGGTCCTTGAAGATATAGTGAATGGAGCCAAAGGGTTGGAGCCAAGTGAGGTCTGGAGAGAGGTGGTGGCTCGGAGACTGCTCAAACCATCACACCCACATGAGCTCCACCAACTGCTTTACCACTCTGTCTATGCCAACTGGGATGTCTCAACCAGAGGCCCCCCTCTCTACTGGTTTCCTTCTCT ACATCAGTCGAAAAAAACGAACTTGGGACGTCTCATGGAGAAGTATGGTTCAGAAGTTTTAGGGCCTTTGTATAAGGATCCCATAACAAGTTTTAGCCTCTTCCGAAAGTTCTCTGTTCAGCAACCTGAG GCATACTGGTCAATTGTTCTGAAAGAGCTTTCAGTTTCATTCCAAGAAGCTCCAAAATGTATTCTAGACAGTGCAGACAAGTCAAAGCGCAGCGGATCATGGCTGCCAGGTTCGGTTTTGAACATTGCTGAATGTTGCTTGTTGCCCACTTCATATCCAATGAAAAGGGATGATAGTCCTGCAATTGTATGGAGAGATGAAGGTTATGATGATTCTGAAGTAAATGTTTTAACACTGAAGGAACTCAGAGAGAAAGTAAT GTTGGTGGCGAATGCACTTGATGCAATGTTTTCAAAAGGCGATGCAATTGCAATCGACATGCCAATGACAGTCAATGCTGTTGTTATATCTTTGGCAATTATACTATCTGGTTTTGTAGTAGTATCCATAGCTGATAGCTTCGCTGCAAAGGAGATTGCTACTCGCTTGCGCGTGTCAAATGCCAAGGCTATCTTTACTCAg GATTTCATACTGAGAGGAGGCCGCAAATTTTCACTATACAG TCGAGTTGTCGATGCTGCACCGCATAAAGCTATTGTCCTCCCTGTGAATGGCAGTAATTTAGGACTTCAATTAAGAGAACAAGATATATCATGGGAAAAATTTCTTTCCAATGTTAGTAACCAAGCAAG ATCAAACCATTACACTCCATTTTATCAGCCTGCAGACTCTCTGATAAATATACTATTCTCTTCTGGAACCACAG GAGAACCGAAAGCCATACCATGGACACAACTTTCTCCGCTTCGTTGCGCAGCTGATACATGGGCTCATATTGATGCTCAAGTTGGAGATGTTTACTGCTGGCCTACCAATTTGGGATGGGTGATGGGTCCAGCTTTACTATTCTCTTCATTTCTAACTGGTGCAACTCTTGCTCTTTACCATGGTTCTCCTCTAGGCCATGGTTTTGGAAAATTTGTTCAG GATTCAGGTGTGACTATTTTAGGCACAGTTCCAAGCCTTGTTAAAGTTTGGAAAAGCACACAGTGTATGAAAGACCTGGATTGGACAAAGATAAA GGTGTTTGCTTCCACCGGGGAAGCTTCTAATGTTGATGATGACCTTTGGCTCGCTTCACAAGCTTATTACCAACCCATCATGGAATGCTGTGGAGGGACAGAACTTGCATCATCTTACATACAAGGAAGTCTAGTGCAACCACAAGCTTTCGGAGCGTTTAGCACAGCAGCAATGACAGTTGGTCTTGTTATTCTTGATGAAAATGGAATTCCTTAT CCAGATAAGCAAGAATGTACAGGTGAAGTTGGCTTATTCCCTCTGTACTTGGGAGCAACTGATAGACTACTCAATGCAGATAATGAAAAAGTCTACTTTAAGGGAATGCCTTTATATAATGGAATG AGTCTTAGGAGACATGGAGACATCCTCAAGAGAACTGCTGGAGGCTTTTTCATAGTACACGGCAGGGCTGATGACACCATGAACCTTGGTGGCATTAAG ACAAGTTCTATCGAAATTGAACGAGTATGCAACCGAGCTGATGAGAGTGTCATGGAGACAGCAGCAGTTAGTGTAGCTCCAGTCAATGGAGGTCCAGAACAGCTGGTTATGTTTGTAGTTTTAAAAAGTGGACATAACAACGAAGCAGAAAAGCTTAAGAAGAAGTTCTCAAAAGCCATTCAGAGCAATCTTAATCCGTTGTTTAAG GTGAGCTTTGTGAAGATTGTTCAAGAGTTTCCTCGAACAGCATCTAACAAGTTACTAAGGAGAGTTCTGAGGGACCAAATGAAGCATGAACTGCTGGTTCGAAGTAAAATTTAG